The Daucus carota subsp. sativus chromosome 7, DH1 v3.0, whole genome shotgun sequence genome window below encodes:
- the LOC108196425 gene encoding CBL-interacting serine/threonine-protein kinase 1 gives MVLFAWKEKGNEQKKRMQVGKYQLGRTLGEGNFGKVKFAMSLDSGQSFAVKILEKTRIVDCRITDQIKREICTLKLLRHPNVVRLHEVIASKSKVYMVLEYVDGGELYEQIETKGRLSEAAGRKMFQQLVDGISYCHNKGVFHRDLKLENVLVDAEGNIKISDFGLGALPQHIRDDGLLHTTCGSPNYVAPEVLHNKGYDGAASDTWSCGVMLYVILTGYLPFDDRNIAVLYQKIFKGDVHIPKRLSAGARNLIRRILDPEPRTRITMSEIKDDQWFKRNYTPANHDEDEEDTCMAVEVSTIHKSPSAEKDLASHALINAFQLIGMSSGLDLSGLFEKEDVSERKIRFTSNHSPKELIERIEDIVTQMGFKVKKSSGKLKMVRLHKDHKSPVSLSVEAEVFDISPSLYIVEVRKTCGDAVMYRKLCEKLECDLGVIRS, from the exons ATGGTGCTATTTGCATGGAAGGAGAAGGGGAATGAGCAGAAAAAGAGAATGCAAGTGGGGAAGTATCAGCTGGGGAGGACTCTTGGAGAGGGGAATTTCGGAAAAGTGAAGTTTGCTATGAGTCTTGATTCGGGCCAGTCGTTTGCTGTCAAGATCTTGGAGAAGACCCGGATTGTTGATTGCAGGATCACTGATCAG ATAAAGAGGGAAATTTGCACTCTGAAGCTCCTGAGACATCCTAACGTGGTCCGGTTACACGAG GTGATCGCAAGCAAAAGCAAGGTATACATGGTTCTGGAATATGTGGATGGCGGTGAATTGTATGAGCAAATT GAAACCAAAGGGAGACTCTCGGAGGCTGCAGGCAGGAAAATGTTTCAACAATTAGTAGACGGCATTAGCTACTGCCATAACAAAGGTGTTTTTCACCGCGATCTCAAG CTAGAGAATGTCCTGGTAGATGCAGAAGGAAACATAAAGATATCTGATTTTGGTCTTGGTGCATTACCTCAACATATCAGA GATGACGGATTGTTGCACACAACCTGCGGTAGTCCCAACTACGTTGCTCCAGAAGTTCTGCACAACAAGGGTTATGACGGTGCTGCATCTGATACGTGGTCTTGTGGCGTCATGTTATATGTAATTCTCACAGGGTATCTACCGTTTGATGACAGAAACATTGCAGTACTATATCAGAAG ATTTTCAAAGGGGATGTGCATATTCCCAAGAGACTGTCCGCGGGAGCTAGAAACTTGATAAGAAGGATTCTTGATCCAGAACCTCGTACTCGAATAACAATGTCTGAAATTAAGGATGATCAATGGTTTAAGCGGAACTATACTCCTGCAAATCACGATGAGGATGAAGAAGATACATGCATGGCTGTTGAAGTTTCGACGATTCATAAG TCGCCCTCAGCCGAAAAAGATCTAGCTTCGCATGCTCTTATCAATGCTTTCCAGCTAATTGGCATGTCCTCAGGCCTGGATCTTTCGGGCTTATTTGAGAAAGAG GATGTTTCTGAGAGGAAAATCAGGTTTACATCTAACCATTCTCCAAAAGAACTGATCGAGCGGATTGAGGACATAGTTACACAGATGGGGTTTAAAGTCAAGAAGAGTAGTGGAAAG CTCAAAATGGTTCGCTTGCATAAAGATCATAAAAGCCCGGTTAGTCTCTCAGTGGAAGCAGAG GTGTTTGACATTAGCCCATCCTTGTACATAGTCGAAGTACGAAAAACTTGTGGAGATGCTGTAATGTACAGAAAG TTGTGTGAAAAGTTAGAGTGCGATCTAGGCGTCATAAGAAGCTAA
- the LOC108195210 gene encoding LOW QUALITY PROTEIN: CBL-interacting serine/threonine-protein kinase 1 (The sequence of the model RefSeq protein was modified relative to this genomic sequence to represent the inferred CDS: inserted 2 bases in 1 codon) — MVLFAWKKKENELKKEMQVGRYELGRTLGEGNFGKVKYAKNLDSGQSFAVKILEKARIVDQRITDQIKREIGTLKLLRHPNVVRLHEVIASKTKIYMVLEYVNGGELFERIASRGKLSEAAGRKMFQQLIDAVTYCHNEGVIHRDLKLENVLVDTDGNIKISDFGLSALPQHFREDGLLHTTCGSPNYVAPEVLQNRGYDGATSDTWSCGVILYVILTGYLXNLAVLYQKVFKGTVNFPKGLSPGAKNLIRRILDPNPRTRITIDEIKQDQWFRRRYTPVYPVQDKEGICINDEAFTIHESSLAEKDADSSTFINAFRLISMASSLDLSGFFEKEDVSERTIRFTSHHSPKELMEGIEDIVTQMGFLIRKRSGQLKVVHLHKDHNSPVSLSVAAEVFDISPSLYLVEVRRTCGDAKVYRQLCEKLSHDLGVPRSQELLVTEF; from the exons ATGGTGTTATTTGCCTGGAAGAAGAAGGAGaatgagctgaaaaaggaaatgCAAGTAGGGAGGTATGAACTGGGAAGGACTCTTGGAGAGGGAAATTTCGGAAAAGTGAAGTATGCCAAGAATCTTGATTCGGGCCAGTCGTTTGCTGTCAAGATCTTGGAGAAGGCCAGGATTGTTGATCAGAGGATCACTGATCAG ATAAAGAGGGAAATTGGCACATTAAAGCTGCTCAGACATCCTAACGTGGTCCGGTTACACGAG GTGATCGCGAGCAAAACCAAAATATACATGGTCCTTGAATATGTAAATGGTGGTGAATTGTTTGAGAGGATT GCTTCCAGAGGGAAACTCTCTGAGGCTGCAGGCAGAAAAATGTTTCAACAATTAATAGATGCTGTTACCTACTGCCACAATGAAGGAGTTATCCACCGGGATCTCAAG CTAGAGAATGTCCTTGTTGATACAGACGGAAACATTAAGATATCTGATTTTGGTCTTAGTGCATTACCCCAACATTTTAGA GAGGACGGACTATTGCATACAACGTGTGGTAGTCCAAACTACGTTGCTCCAGAAGTTCTCCAGAACAGAGGTTATGATGGTGCCACGTCTGATACGTGGTCTTGTGGCGTCATCTTATATGTTATTCTCACAGGGTACCT CAACCTTGCAGTACTATATCAGAAG GTTTTCAAGGGGACTGTAAATTTTCCCAAGGGCCTGTCCCCTGGAGCTAAAAACTTGATAAGAAGGATTCTTGATCCAAATCCCCGTACTCGAATAACTATAGATGAAATCAAACAAGATCAGTGGTTTAGAAGAAGATATACTCCTGTTTATCCTGTTCAAGATAAAGAAGGTATATGCATCAATGATGAAGCTTTCACGATACATGAG TCATCCTTAGCAGAGAAAGATGCAGATTCCTCCACTTTTATAAATGCTTTTCGTCTAATTAGCATGGCCTCAAGCCTGGATCTTTCAGGCTTCTTCGAGAAAGAG GATGTTTCTGAGAGGACCATCAGATTTACATCTCATCATTCTCCAAAAGAATTGATGGAGGGGATTGaggacattgttacacaaatgGGTTTTTTAATCCGGAAGAGAAGTGGACAG CTGAAAGTGGTGCATTTGCATAAAGATCACAACAGTCCAGTTAGTCTTTCAGTTGCAGCAGAG GTGTTTGACATAAGCCCATCCTTGTACCTAGTTGAAGTGAGAAGAACTTGTGGAGATGCAAAAGTCTACAGACAG TTATGTGAAAAGTTATCGCATGATCTAGGAGTCCCAAGAAGCCAAGAGCTTCTGGTCACAGAATTTTGA